A genome region from Geobacter pickeringii includes the following:
- the fmt gene encoding methionyl-tRNA formyltransferase → MAGLRTIFMGTPDFACPTLLRLIERGEDVLAVVTQPDRPKGRGQKLVPPPVKALAQEHGIPVIQPLKVRAPEVVEQIRALRPDLIVVVAFGQILPQSLLDIPKHGCINIHASLLPRYRGAAPINWCLVNGETETGITTMQMDAGLDTGDMLVKRAIPIDPDEDAQALHDRLSCLGADTIDETLDRLAAGTLTREKQDDALSCYAPMLKKETGHIDWTKAAQEIKNLVRGLTPWPGAFTSLHGKTLKICRASVVSASGKPGRVIKADREGILVACGAESLLIQELQLEGRKRLPAFEFLAGYRIEPQTTLGAQRGMNDA, encoded by the coding sequence ATGGCAGGTCTTCGCACTATCTTTATGGGAACCCCCGACTTCGCCTGTCCCACCCTGCTCAGACTGATCGAGCGCGGCGAGGATGTCCTCGCCGTCGTCACCCAACCCGACCGTCCGAAGGGACGCGGTCAGAAGCTCGTTCCGCCACCGGTCAAGGCACTGGCCCAAGAACACGGCATCCCGGTGATCCAGCCCCTCAAGGTCCGCGCACCGGAGGTTGTCGAGCAGATCCGGGCACTGCGCCCCGACCTCATCGTCGTGGTCGCATTCGGCCAGATCCTGCCCCAGAGCCTTCTCGACATTCCGAAGCACGGCTGCATTAACATCCATGCGTCGCTTCTCCCGCGGTACCGGGGTGCCGCCCCCATCAACTGGTGTCTCGTCAACGGCGAGACGGAAACCGGTATTACCACGATGCAGATGGATGCCGGTCTCGACACGGGGGACATGCTGGTGAAACGCGCCATACCCATCGATCCCGATGAGGATGCGCAAGCTCTGCACGACCGCCTTTCCTGTCTTGGCGCCGACACCATTGATGAGACGCTTGACCGGCTTGCCGCCGGAACCCTGACCCGGGAAAAACAGGATGATGCCCTTTCCTGCTATGCACCGATGCTCAAAAAGGAAACCGGCCACATCGATTGGACAAAAGCGGCTCAGGAGATCAAGAACCTCGTACGGGGGCTCACTCCCTGGCCCGGCGCGTTCACCTCGCTCCACGGCAAGACCCTCAAAATCTGCCGAGCATCAGTCGTCAGTGCCTCCGGCAAACCGGGGCGTGTCATTAAAGCCGACAGGGAAGGAATCCTCGTTGCCTGTGGCGCAGAAAGCCTGCTTATCCAAGAACTTCAGCTTGAGGGACGGAAGCGGTTACCGGCATTCGAATTCCTTGCCGGATATCGCATCGAACCGCAAACCACCCTCGGCGCACAGCGTGGAATGAACGATGCCTGA
- a CDS encoding DUF116 domain-containing protein, translating to MPDQKQPQKRLFICLMGLTCLLIVGVIYLLWWIPTTGLANIHPSLPRIAGVVFGALSLLALVGTLVLVLTSALGKDILFTRFLRGVVVKFLLPAIELIGRAFGISIDTIRQSFIAMNNSLVLSQRFKVKPDRILILLPHCLQLFECEIKVTGDINKCVRCGRCDIMGLAELAHKYSIDISVATGGTLARKVIIEKRPKLVLAVACERDLTSGIKDCYPLPVIGVLNDRPFGPCFNTKVDIGKIDESLQAVIG from the coding sequence ATGCCTGACCAGAAACAGCCTCAAAAACGTCTCTTTATCTGCCTCATGGGGCTCACCTGCCTTCTGATCGTCGGGGTGATCTACCTTCTCTGGTGGATTCCCACTACGGGCCTCGCCAATATCCACCCGAGCCTGCCGCGTATCGCCGGCGTCGTGTTTGGCGCCCTTTCCCTCCTTGCCCTCGTCGGCACCCTGGTTCTTGTCCTGACCTCTGCCTTGGGGAAGGACATCCTGTTCACCCGTTTTCTCCGCGGTGTCGTGGTCAAATTCCTTCTACCCGCCATTGAACTGATCGGTCGTGCATTCGGCATATCGATCGACACCATCCGCCAATCTTTCATCGCCATGAACAACAGCCTTGTCCTCTCGCAGCGATTCAAGGTCAAGCCGGACCGGATACTGATCCTTCTCCCTCACTGCCTGCAATTGTTCGAGTGCGAGATCAAGGTGACCGGCGACATCAACAAGTGTGTCCGCTGTGGCAGATGCGACATCATGGGACTTGCTGAACTTGCCCATAAGTACTCGATCGATATTTCCGTCGCCACGGGCGGCACCTTGGCCCGAAAGGTAATCATCGAAAAGAGACCGAAGCTCGTCCTGGCCGTCGCATGCGAACGGGACCTCACCTCAGGAATAAAGGACTGTTACCCGCTCCCGGTGATCGGCGTTCTCAACGACCGCCCCTTTGGCCCCTGCTTCAACACGAAGGTCGATATTGGAAAGATCGACGAATCGCTTCAAGCCGTTATCGGATAA
- a CDS encoding NADH-quinone oxidoreductase subunit N — METIAIPAINLAPIMPEVILSIFGMALLLVNVFVPSEQKAYLGYLSLGGILITAMTVLSGWNAPVSGFSGAVLQDNFAVFFKCIFLLSGGLTVLISDHYFKREECNVGELYPLLLFATVGMMLMASGTDLMTIFLGLEVLSVSLYVLAGLNRANLKSNEAGLKYFLLGAFSTGFLLYGMALTYGATGTTRVVKIAEYIAQNGVVAKNPMFFIGMLLMAVGFSFKIAAAPFHMWTPDVYEGAPTPMTAFMSAGPKAAGFAAFMRVILIAFPALKADWSALLWILAVLTMTIGNLIALNQDNIKRMLAYSSIAHAGYALVGFTAGNPEGTAGILFYMLSYAFMNIGAFAIIVLVGKKGEENNNVSDYAGFATKHPVLALAMAIFLFSLAGMPPTAGFIGKFYLFSGAIKAGYIWLAIIGVLNSAASVYYYLRVMVYMYMKNPVEEFDWMKLSAPVALCITISVVGVLVPGVMPAYLLELAQKAVLL, encoded by the coding sequence ATGGAAACTATCGCTATTCCTGCTATCAACCTGGCGCCAATCATGCCGGAGGTCATCCTTTCGATCTTCGGGATGGCGCTGCTCCTTGTGAATGTGTTTGTTCCGAGTGAGCAAAAGGCCTATCTGGGATACCTGAGTCTCGGCGGTATTCTGATCACTGCAATGACGGTCCTGAGCGGTTGGAATGCACCCGTATCAGGATTCAGCGGGGCGGTGCTCCAGGACAATTTTGCCGTTTTTTTCAAGTGTATCTTTCTCCTCTCGGGGGGGCTGACGGTCCTGATCTCGGATCATTACTTCAAACGCGAGGAATGTAATGTCGGGGAACTGTACCCGCTTCTTCTCTTTGCCACCGTTGGCATGATGCTCATGGCCTCAGGCACTGACCTGATGACCATCTTCCTTGGTTTGGAAGTGCTCTCGGTTTCACTTTATGTGCTCGCCGGCCTGAACCGCGCAAACCTCAAGTCAAACGAAGCCGGACTCAAGTATTTCCTTCTTGGTGCATTTTCCACCGGGTTCCTGCTCTATGGCATGGCGCTCACGTATGGCGCAACGGGAACGACTCGGGTCGTAAAAATCGCTGAGTACATTGCTCAGAATGGAGTTGTCGCCAAGAATCCGATGTTCTTCATCGGCATGCTGCTCATGGCGGTTGGTTTCTCGTTCAAGATTGCGGCGGCACCCTTCCACATGTGGACCCCTGATGTATACGAAGGGGCGCCGACCCCCATGACTGCGTTCATGTCTGCAGGGCCGAAAGCTGCCGGTTTCGCGGCATTCATGCGGGTCATCCTCATTGCGTTCCCGGCACTGAAGGCCGATTGGTCTGCCCTCCTCTGGATACTTGCTGTTCTTACGATGACGATCGGCAATCTGATTGCACTCAACCAGGATAACATCAAACGGATGCTGGCGTACTCCTCCATAGCCCACGCTGGGTACGCTCTGGTTGGTTTTACGGCGGGTAACCCTGAAGGGACGGCCGGTATTCTTTTCTACATGCTCTCCTACGCCTTTATGAACATTGGTGCATTTGCGATCATTGTCCTTGTTGGCAAGAAGGGGGAAGAGAACAACAACGTATCTGATTATGCAGGTTTTGCCACGAAGCATCCCGTTCTTGCCCTGGCGATGGCCATCTTTCTCTTTTCCCTTGCGGGAATGCCCCCGACCGCAGGATTCATCGGCAAGTTTTACCTGTTCTCGGGTGCCATCAAGGCTGGATACATCTGGCTTGCGATCATCGGGGTACTTAACAGCGCGGCTTCCGTGTATTACTATCTGAGAGTCATGGTTTACATGTACATGAAGAACCCGGTTGAAGAGTTCGACTGGATGAAATTGTCCGCCCCGGTTGCACTCTGTATAACCATTTCGGTCGTCGGCGTACTCGTGCCCGGCGTAATGCCTGCATACCTCTTGGAGCTTGCCCAGAAAGCAGTCCTGCTCTAA
- a CDS encoding NADH-quinone oxidoreductase subunit M — MSQFPLISVMTFLPLLGVVLLFFVPKQSHSVHRMLAMLVTLATFVISLPVATGFQSNAEFQFVERVPWIAAGPFQMNYHVGIDGISIWLVMLTTFIMPIAILSTWTAVEEKVKEYMICLLLLEVGMLGAFVSLDLFLFYIFWEVMLIPMYFIIGIWGGKNKIYAAVKFFIYTMVGSLLMLVALVTLYFKAGGGDFNLLRFYEVGLDPATQTWMFLAFALAFAIKVPMFPLHTWLPDAHTEAPTAGSVILAAVLLKMGTYGFVRFAMPLFPDATAKFTPLFAVLSVIGIIYAALVAMVQEDVKKLVAYSSVAHLGYVMLGVFALNLQGLSGGMLQMLNHGVSTGALFLIVGFIYERRHTRLITDFGGLAKQMPVFATIFMIVTLSSIGLPGTNGFVGEFLVLLGSFESELRWYAVIGTSGVILAAVYMLWMFQRVMFGELNNPKNQTLSDLNAREIGLMLPLLFLIFYMGVYPTPFIEKMSPSLEKLIVHVKSRQTAKAQIPQMPVPQAMPAVIMPPAESK, encoded by the coding sequence ATGAGTCAGTTTCCCTTAATCAGCGTGATGACCTTTCTTCCACTTCTGGGGGTCGTACTGCTCTTCTTCGTCCCCAAGCAGAGCCATTCGGTCCACCGAATGCTTGCTATGCTTGTCACGCTGGCTACCTTTGTAATTTCATTGCCGGTGGCGACAGGTTTCCAGAGCAATGCAGAGTTCCAGTTCGTGGAAAGGGTCCCCTGGATTGCCGCCGGGCCGTTCCAGATGAATTATCACGTGGGGATTGATGGCATCAGCATCTGGCTTGTTATGTTGACGACCTTCATCATGCCGATTGCGATCCTCTCGACATGGACTGCAGTTGAGGAAAAGGTAAAAGAGTACATGATCTGTCTCCTGCTGCTTGAGGTTGGCATGTTGGGAGCGTTTGTGTCGCTTGACCTCTTTCTTTTCTACATCTTCTGGGAAGTGATGCTCATTCCGATGTACTTCATCATCGGAATCTGGGGTGGCAAAAACAAGATTTACGCTGCAGTTAAGTTCTTTATCTATACGATGGTCGGTTCGCTTCTCATGCTGGTCGCTCTGGTCACCCTCTATTTCAAGGCGGGCGGTGGCGATTTTAATCTGCTTAGGTTTTATGAGGTCGGGCTCGACCCAGCGACTCAAACTTGGATGTTCTTGGCTTTTGCCCTTGCGTTCGCCATTAAGGTGCCGATGTTTCCGCTGCATACTTGGTTGCCGGATGCCCACACCGAGGCTCCGACGGCCGGTTCCGTCATACTCGCTGCAGTGCTGCTGAAGATGGGGACCTACGGTTTTGTTCGGTTTGCCATGCCGCTGTTCCCCGATGCAACCGCCAAGTTTACTCCTCTGTTCGCGGTACTGTCGGTAATTGGAATCATCTACGCGGCCCTTGTGGCCATGGTGCAGGAAGATGTTAAGAAGCTGGTCGCGTATTCGTCGGTTGCCCACCTTGGCTACGTCATGCTCGGGGTGTTTGCCCTTAACCTACAGGGGCTTTCTGGCGGAATGCTGCAGATGCTTAATCATGGTGTTTCCACTGGGGCACTCTTCCTTATCGTTGGTTTCATTTATGAGCGTCGTCACACCCGTCTGATTACCGATTTTGGCGGTCTTGCGAAGCAGATGCCGGTATTCGCGACGATTTTTATGATCGTCACCCTCTCGTCCATCGGGTTGCCGGGGACCAACGGGTTCGTCGGCGAGTTCCTCGTTCTGCTTGGTTCATTTGAAAGCGAACTCCGGTGGTATGCTGTTATCGGTACGAGCGGCGTGATTTTGGCGGCTGTCTATATGCTCTGGATGTTCCAGCGGGTTATGTTCGGAGAGCTCAATAACCCGAAAAACCAGACTCTCTCGGACCTGAACGCCCGCGAAATTGGACTGATGCTCCCGCTCCTGTTCCTGATTTTCTACATGGGGGTATACCCGACACCGTTCATAGAAAAGATGAGTCCGTCGCTTGAAAAATTGATCGTCCATGTGAAATCTAGGCAGACAGCCAAGGCACAAATTCCGCAGATGCCGGTCCCGCAGGCGATGCCTGCGGTAATCATGCCGCCTGCAGAGTCCAAGTAA
- the nuoL gene encoding NADH-quinone oxidoreductase subunit L: protein MFEYVWLIPLFPLLGVVINGLFGKKIKNETVIGGLGALMVFSSFLVSCGIFIELLSRGAEERAFEKVLFTWIKSGTFKADIGFLIDPLSALMIMVVTGVGFLIHVYSIGYMHGEEGFYRYFTYLNLFTFSMLLLVLGNNLLLMFVGWEGVGLCSYLLIGYYFHKKSAGDAGKKAFVMNRVGDFGFLLGLFTMYWYFGHTHNVWTINFRELAANAHLLPVGGVVTVITLCFFLGATGKSAQIPLYTWLPDAMEGPTPVSALIHAATMVTAGVYMIGRMNFVYIRSHETMMIVAIVGAATAIFAASIGTAQNDIKRVLAYSTVSQLGFMFLAMGVGAFTAGIFHLMTHAFFKACLFLGSGSVIHAMHHALHHIHSHDDPQDMRNMGGLKSAMPITFLTFLVSTIAIAGIPGFSGFFSKDEILWQAFANPLHGDLNLILWATGAIAAGFTAFYMFRLVFMTFFGECRIKEKAKSHLHESPFVITLPLIVLGVLAIVGGYVGIPKVIGEVFGGVPNLFEHYLEPVFKGSHEFMAQQLHHAEGHHSAALEWGLMATSVVIALVGISIAFFLYIVSPSIPAKFTAAFPRLHRAVYNKWYIDELYDFLFVNPCKALGNFLWKGFDVLVVDGIVNGVAAVVKGIGSVLRNIQTGYVHNYAISMALGVVVIVAFYLFR from the coding sequence ATGTTCGAGTACGTATGGCTGATACCTCTGTTTCCGCTGCTTGGCGTTGTCATCAACGGCCTCTTCGGGAAAAAAATCAAGAACGAAACGGTGATTGGTGGCCTTGGGGCCCTGATGGTCTTTAGTTCGTTTCTCGTCTCTTGCGGAATCTTTATAGAGCTCCTCTCAAGGGGGGCTGAAGAGCGTGCATTTGAGAAGGTACTGTTTACCTGGATCAAGTCAGGCACGTTCAAGGCCGATATCGGTTTTCTCATTGATCCACTGTCGGCGCTCATGATTATGGTTGTGACTGGGGTTGGTTTTCTGATCCATGTTTATTCCATCGGATACATGCATGGAGAGGAAGGTTTTTACCGGTATTTCACCTACTTGAATCTTTTCACTTTCTCAATGTTACTGCTGGTGCTGGGCAACAACCTCCTCCTTATGTTTGTCGGATGGGAAGGGGTTGGTCTTTGCTCTTATCTGTTGATCGGGTACTACTTCCACAAAAAATCCGCGGGAGACGCCGGTAAGAAGGCATTCGTCATGAACCGCGTCGGCGATTTCGGATTCCTCCTTGGTCTGTTTACCATGTACTGGTATTTCGGCCATACCCATAACGTCTGGACGATTAACTTCCGTGAACTGGCCGCAAATGCCCACCTTCTTCCCGTGGGAGGGGTTGTCACCGTTATAACGCTCTGCTTCTTCCTTGGAGCAACCGGTAAGTCGGCCCAGATACCGCTTTATACCTGGCTTCCGGATGCGATGGAAGGTCCGACACCGGTTTCCGCACTCATCCACGCCGCTACCATGGTCACCGCCGGTGTCTACATGATCGGCAGGATGAATTTCGTCTACATCCGCTCCCACGAAACAATGATGATCGTTGCTATCGTCGGTGCCGCTACGGCAATATTCGCTGCAAGCATTGGCACGGCGCAAAACGACATCAAGCGGGTTCTTGCCTATTCGACAGTTTCACAGCTTGGCTTTATGTTCCTTGCCATGGGCGTAGGGGCGTTTACGGCTGGTATCTTCCATCTGATGACCCATGCCTTCTTCAAGGCGTGTCTCTTCCTTGGGTCCGGTTCCGTCATTCATGCAATGCACCATGCGTTGCACCATATCCATTCCCATGATGATCCGCAAGACATGAGAAACATGGGGGGACTCAAGTCGGCTATGCCGATCACGTTCCTCACGTTCCTCGTTTCCACTATTGCAATCGCCGGAATTCCGGGATTCTCCGGCTTCTTCTCCAAGGATGAGATTCTGTGGCAGGCTTTCGCCAATCCTCTGCACGGAGATCTGAACCTTATCCTCTGGGCAACGGGAGCGATTGCGGCAGGTTTTACAGCGTTCTACATGTTCCGGCTCGTCTTTATGACATTCTTCGGTGAGTGCAGGATCAAAGAAAAGGCTAAGAGCCACCTGCATGAGTCGCCATTTGTTATTACGCTCCCCTTGATTGTATTGGGAGTGCTTGCAATCGTTGGTGGCTATGTTGGCATTCCCAAGGTCATCGGAGAGGTCTTCGGCGGAGTTCCCAACCTTTTTGAACACTATCTGGAGCCGGTCTTCAAGGGATCCCACGAGTTCATGGCACAACAACTCCATCATGCCGAAGGGCATCACAGCGCGGCTCTGGAGTGGGGACTCATGGCAACGTCAGTTGTTATTGCCTTGGTTGGTATATCCATTGCCTTTTTCCTCTACATTGTTTCCCCCAGTATTCCCGCAAAGTTTACGGCTGCATTCCCGCGGCTTCATCGAGCCGTGTACAACAAATGGTACATCGACGAGCTTTATGATTTTCTCTTCGTGAACCCCTGTAAGGCTCTTGGGAATTTCCTCTGGAAGGGATTTGATGTTCTCGTGGTCGACGGCATCGTTAATGGTGTGGCTGCTGTCGTTAAAGGAATCGGTAGTGTGTTGAGAAACATTCAGACTGGCTATGTGCATAATTACGCCATCAGCATGGCCCTTGGCGTGGTTGTGATCGTAGCGTTCTACCTCTTTCGCTAA
- the nuoK gene encoding NADH-quinone oxidoreductase subunit NuoK, with the protein MVPLNSYLILSAILFSIGTIGVLTRRNAIVIFMCVEMMLNAVNLTFIALSRHLGSIDGQIFVFFVMTVAAAEAAVGLALMIAFYKNRESIDVEDIKLMKL; encoded by the coding sequence ATGGTACCTTTGAACAGTTACTTGATTCTCAGCGCGATACTCTTTTCCATCGGGACGATCGGTGTCCTCACACGGCGAAACGCCATAGTCATCTTCATGTGTGTGGAGATGATGCTCAATGCCGTAAATCTGACGTTCATCGCTCTTTCTCGGCATCTCGGCAGTATTGACGGTCAAATATTCGTCTTTTTTGTCATGACGGTAGCTGCGGCGGAAGCGGCAGTGGGCCTTGCTCTCATGATTGCGTTCTACAAGAATCGCGAATCGATCGATGTCGAGGATATCAAGCTGATGAAGCTGTAG
- a CDS encoding NADH-quinone oxidoreductase subunit J, producing METFFFTIVAAVAVLASLLVITCKNPINSALSLILTFFCLATLYVMLDAPFMAAVQVIVYAGAIMVLIVFVIMLLNLRSEAGKRSSHTVLFGSLIGLFTMFQLFYLLGRSALTGAKGSLDSDLIHKVGHTEIIGKALYTDFLLPFEVTSILLLVAIIGAVILTKRKI from the coding sequence ATGGAAACGTTCTTCTTTACGATTGTGGCAGCGGTGGCTGTCCTGGCCAGTCTTTTGGTCATTACCTGTAAAAACCCGATCAACAGCGCACTCTCCCTCATTCTGACGTTTTTCTGTCTCGCTACGCTGTACGTGATGCTCGACGCTCCGTTCATGGCGGCAGTGCAGGTTATCGTCTATGCCGGAGCGATCATGGTCTTGATCGTCTTTGTCATAATGCTTCTCAATCTGAGGTCTGAAGCCGGAAAGCGGAGTTCCCACACCGTCTTGTTCGGGAGCCTGATCGGTCTCTTCACGATGTTCCAGCTGTTCTACCTACTGGGGCGCAGTGCTCTTACGGGGGCCAAGGGAAGCCTTGACAGCGATCTGATCCATAAAGTTGGGCACACGGAGATAATTGGCAAGGCGCTTTACACGGATTTTCTTCTTCCCTTTGAGGTGACCTCTATATTGCTCCTCGTGGCAATCATCGGTGCGGTCATTCTCACGAAACGTAAAATTTAA
- the nuoI gene encoding NADH-quinone oxidoreductase subunit NuoI translates to MIVPLLKGLKITLSHLFQKPITLQYPDEKPQVSPNFRGLHALKVSHDRAKCVACYLCPTVCPAKCITVEAGEDQNHDKYAERYEIDMLRCIFCGYCVEACPVDALKMTGEFELANYKREDFVFIKERLLEKR, encoded by the coding sequence ATGATTGTGCCGCTGCTTAAAGGACTCAAGATCACTCTGTCTCATCTGTTCCAGAAACCAATCACGCTTCAGTACCCAGATGAGAAGCCGCAGGTTTCCCCGAATTTCAGGGGGCTGCATGCGCTCAAGGTGTCCCATGACCGGGCCAAGTGTGTTGCGTGTTATCTTTGTCCGACGGTCTGCCCGGCCAAGTGCATCACGGTTGAAGCGGGAGAAGACCAGAATCACGACAAATATGCAGAGCGTTACGAAATTGACATGCTGCGCTGCATTTTCTGCGGATACTGTGTCGAGGCGTGCCCCGTGGATGCGCTCAAGATGACGGGTGAATTTGAGCTGGCAAACTACAAGCGCGAAGATTTCGTCTTTATCAAAGAGAGACTTTTAGAAAAGCGATAA
- the nuoH gene encoding NADH-quinone oxidoreductase subunit NuoH has product MGYEILGLPMAYYIAMVAKVLVVFVFVLLTVAYATYAERKIIGHMQVRLGPMRTGWHGLLQPIADGLKLFFKEEIIPSQSNKFAFLIAPLIALVPAFISFAVIPFGDTVEIAGYKIPLQIAAYYDTAAGKVIDINVGVLYILALASVGVYGIVLAGWASNSKYSLLGGLRSSAQMISYELAAGLSIIAVFMLSESLSLQKIVADQAGFGWYAFKQPLAFILFFICSLAEINRTPFDLPEAESELVSGFCTEYSSMKYAMFFMAEYANMITVCAVTTTLFLGGWHGPFPPVINFIAKVYFLIFTCMWIRATYPRYRYDQLMRLGWKVFLPLSLLNIVATGVVVAL; this is encoded by the coding sequence ATGGGATACGAAATATTAGGATTGCCGATGGCTTACTACATTGCCATGGTCGCCAAAGTGCTCGTCGTCTTTGTGTTCGTTCTGCTTACGGTCGCCTATGCAACGTATGCAGAGCGCAAGATCATTGGTCACATGCAGGTTCGCCTCGGGCCCATGAGAACCGGCTGGCATGGCCTTCTCCAGCCGATCGCTGACGGGTTAAAACTTTTCTTCAAAGAAGAGATCATCCCGTCACAGTCAAACAAATTTGCCTTCCTGATTGCACCGCTAATTGCCCTCGTCCCCGCCTTTATCTCCTTCGCGGTTATACCTTTCGGTGACACGGTTGAGATTGCGGGATACAAGATTCCTCTCCAGATCGCGGCGTATTATGACACTGCTGCAGGAAAGGTCATCGACATTAATGTGGGAGTGCTTTACATCCTCGCTCTCGCGTCGGTGGGGGTGTACGGCATTGTTCTCGCCGGATGGGCATCGAACAGCAAATACTCCCTTCTCGGAGGGCTTCGCTCTTCTGCCCAGATGATATCATATGAACTGGCTGCAGGGCTCTCCATCATCGCCGTCTTTATGCTCTCAGAGTCTCTCTCTCTGCAGAAAATTGTCGCCGACCAGGCGGGGTTCGGCTGGTATGCCTTCAAGCAACCCCTCGCGTTCATTCTCTTCTTCATCTGCTCGCTGGCGGAGATCAACCGGACGCCGTTCGACCTTCCTGAGGCTGAAAGCGAACTGGTGTCCGGTTTTTGTACCGAATATTCCAGTATGAAGTATGCCATGTTCTTCATGGCGGAATACGCGAACATGATCACGGTGTGTGCCGTCACCACAACGCTTTTCCTCGGCGGCTGGCATGGCCCCTTTCCTCCCGTAATCAACTTTATTGCGAAAGTTTACTTCCTGATATTCACCTGTATGTGGATTCGGGCTACGTACCCCCGGTACCGCTACGACCAGCTTATGCGTCTCGGTTGGAAGGTGTTCTTGCCCCTGTCGCTTCTGAACATCGTTGCCACTGGCGTGGTAGTCGCGCTCTAG